A window from Corvus cornix cornix isolate S_Up_H32 chromosome 8, ASM73873v5, whole genome shotgun sequence encodes these proteins:
- the JAK1 gene encoding tyrosine-protein kinase JAK1: MQYLNVKEDCKAMAFCAKMRSTKKNELNLEAQHQGLEILFYLQDKAPICYSSGEFTSEELCIEAAQRCSVSPLCHNLFALYDENKKLWYAPNQVFKVEEKSSFRLHYRMRYYFTNWHGTNESEPSVWRHSPRKAKAYDKKLAPEGTPILDANSLEYIFAQGQYDLVKGLAPIRDPKNEQEVHEIENECLGMAVLAISHDAIKKNVKLPELPKDISYKHYIPETLNKTIRQRNFLTRIRINNVFKHFLKEFNNKTICNNSVSPRDLKVKYLSTMEILTKYYGAEIFETSFLLISAENEINKFNCGDNEKYEVMVTGNNGIQWRLKPSPVQTEKEKKKKSDGKAKKEEEKHKLRETWNNFSYFPEITHIVIKESTVSINKQDNKRMELKLSSHAEALSFTSLVDGYFRLTADAHHYLCTDVAPPLIQHNIKNGCHGPICTEYAINKLRQEGNEVGMYVLRWSCTNFNHILMTVTCLEGSEVMSNSGPYKNFQIEVKKGGYFLHGSNKSFASLKDLMDHLKGQILRTDNISFTLKRCCQPRPREISNLLVATKKAQEWQPVYPMGQLSFHRIRKEEIVQGEHLGRGTRTQIYSGMLSLKDDENEGYQNEKEIRVLLKVLDPSHRDISLAFFETASMMRQVSHKHIVLLHGVCVRDVENIMVEEFVECGPLDLFMHKKSEVLTTPWKFKVAKQLASALSYLEDKDLVHGNVCTKNILLAREGIDTEYGPFIKLSDPGIPITVLSRQERVERIPWIAPECVEDSKNLSIAADKWSFGTTLWEICYNGEIPLKDKTLAEKERFYEGHFVLATPSCKELADLMKQCMNYDPHQRPFFRAIMRDINKLEEQNPDIVSEKKPVTEVDPTLFEKRFLKRIRDLGEGHFGKVELCRYDPEGDNTGEQVAVKSLKPESGGNHIADLKKEIEILRNLYHDNIVKYKGICTEDGGSGIKLIMEFLPSGSLKEYLPRNKNKINLKQLLRYAVQICKGMDYLGSCQYVHRDLAARNVLVESENRVKIGDFGLTKAIETDKEYYTVKDDRDSPVFWYAPECLLQSKFYIASDVWSFGVTLYELLTYCDSESSPMAEFLKMIGPTQGQMTVARLVRVLQDDKRLPRPPTCPEEVDQLMRKCWIYRHDERTTFHNLIQGFETIMSKM, translated from the exons ATACTATTTCACCAACTGGCACGGGACCAATGAGAGCGAGCCCTCGGTGTGGAGACACTCCCCGAGGAAGGCCAAGGCCTATGACAAGAAGCTGGCCCCAGAGGGAACCCCCATCCTGGATGCCAATTCCCTGGAATACATCTTTGCACAG GGCCAGTATGACTTAGTGAAGGGCCTGGCACCCATCCGTGACCCCAAAAACGAGCAGGAGGTCCATGAGATTGAGAATGAGTGTCTGGGAATGGCTGTCCTGGCAATCTCCCACGATGCCATCAAGAAAAACGTGAAGCTGCCGGAGCTTCCCAAGGACATCAG tTACAAGCATTATATCCCTGAAACTTTGAACAAGACCATCAGGCAGAGGAATTTCTTAACCAGGATTCGGATCAATAACGTTTTCAAGCATTTCCTGAAGGAGTTCAACAACAAAACCATCTGCAACAACAGCGTCTCCCCACGGGATCTGAAGGTTAAATATTTATCCACCATGGAGATCCTGACCAAATATTACGGGGCAGAGATTTTTGAGACTTCGTTTTTGCTGATTTCTGCTGAGAATGagataaataaatttaattgtGGAGACAATGAGAAGTATGAAGTGATGGTGACAGGAAACAATGGGATTCAGTGGAGGCTCAAGCCAAGT CCTGTacagacagagaaagagaagaagaaaaaatccgATGGCAAAGccaaaaaggaggaggaaaaacacaaaCTTCGGGAGACGTGGAACAACTTTTCCTATTTCCCTGAAATCACCCACATTGTCATCAAGGAGTCCACAGTCAGCATCAACAAGCAGGATAACAAAAGGATG GAGTTGAAGCTGAGCTCCCACGCCGAGGCCCTTTCCTTCACCTCGCTGGTCGATGGCTACTTCAGGCTCACAGCAGATGCCCACCACTACCTGTGCACTGATGTGGCTCCTCCCCTCATCCAGCACAACATCAAGAACGGCTGCCACGGGCCCATCTG CACGGAATATGCCATCAACAagctgaggcaggaggggaaCGAGGTGGGGATGTACGTGCTGAGGTGGAGCTGCACAAACTTCAACCACATCCTCATGACTGTGACGTGTTTGGAAGGCTCAGAG GTGATGAGTAACTCAGGCCCCTACAAGAACTTCCAGATTGAGGTGAAGAAAGGGGGGTACTTCCTCCATGGCTCCAACAAATCCTTTGCATCCCTGAAGGACCTCATGGATCACTTGAAGGGACAAATCCTTCGGACAGACAACATCAGCTTCACCCTGAAgaggtgctgccagcccagaCCCAGAG AAATCTCCAACTTGCTGGTGGCCACCAAGAAGGCCCAGGAATGGCAGCCAGTGTATCCCATGGGACAGCTGAGCTTCCATCGGATCCGCAAGGAGGAGATCGTGCAG GGAGAACACCTGGGAAGAGGGACCAGGACCCAGATTTACTCAGGGATGCTCAGCCTCAAGGATGATGAGAACGAAGGATATCAGAATGAAAAAGAGATCCGAGTCCTGCTCAAAGTCCTGGACCCCAGCCACAGAGACATTTCCTTG gCATTCTTTGAGACAGCCAGCATGATGAGGCAGGTGTCCCACAAGCACATCGTGCTCCTGCACGGCGTCTGCGTCCGGGACGTGGAGA ATATCATGGTTGAAGAGTTTGTTGAATGTGGGCCTCTGGATCTGTTCATGCATAAGAAAAGTGAAGTTCTCACAACGCCATGGAAATTCAAAGTGGCCAAACAACTTGCAAGTGCCCTGAGCTACCTG GAGGACAAGGATTTGGTGCATGGGAATGTGTGCACCAAGAACATCCTGCTGGCCAGAGAGGGAATTGATACTGAATATGGGCCTTTCATAAAGCTGAGTGACCCAGGAATCCCCATAACGGTGCTGTCCAGGCAAG AGCGCGTTGAGAGGATCCCCTGGATTGCACCTGAGTGTGTTGAGGATTCCAAAAACCTCAGCATTGCAGCAGACAAGTGGAGCTTTGGTACAACCCTGTGGGAAATCTGCTATAATGGAGAAATTCCACTGAAAGACAAGACCTTAGCAGAG AAGGAGAGGTTCTACGAGGGGCACTTTGTGCTGGCCACACCGTCCTGCAAGGAACTGGCAGATCTGATGAAGCAGTGCATGAACTACGACCCCCACCAGAGACCCTTCTTCAGGGCCATCATGAGGGACATCAACAAACTGGAGGAGCAGA ATCCCGATATTGTCTCGGAGAAGAAACCCGTCACCGAGGTGGATCCCACTCTCTTTGAGAAGAGGTTCTTGAAAAGAATCCGGGATTTGGGTGAG GGCCACTTTGGCAAGGTGGAACTGTGCAGATATGACCCAGAAGGTGACAACACCGGGGAGCAGGTGGCAGTGAAATCCCTGAAGCCAGAGAGCGGAGGGAATCACATCGCTGACCTCAAGAAGGAAATCGAAATCCTGAGGAATCTTTATCATGACAACATCGTCAAATACAAGGGCATTTGCACAGAAGATG GAGGAAGTGGGATTAAACTCATCATGGAATTCCTTCCCTCTGGGAGCCTGAAGGAGTATCTCCCACGGAACAAGAACAAGATCAATCTCAAGCAGCTGCTCAGATACGCAGTTCAGATCTGCAAG GGCATGGACTACCTGGGCTCCTGTCAGTACGTGCACCGTGACCTGGCAGCGAGAAATGTCCTTGTGGAGAGCGAGAACAGGGTGAAGATTGGGGACTTTGGGCTCACCAAGGCCATCGAGACGGACAAGGAGTATTACACAGTCAAGGACGACCGCGACAGCCCCGTCTTCTG GTACGCCCCGGAGTGTTTGCTGCAGAGCAAGTTCTACATCGCCTCCGACGTGTGGTCCTTTGGGGTGACACTCTATGAACTCCTCACCTACTGTGACTCCGAGTCCAGCCCCATGGCA gaATTCCTGAAGATGATCGGCCCCACACAGGGACAGATGACGGTGGCACGGCTTGTGCGGGTCCTGCAGGACGACAAGCGGCTGCCACGGCCGCCCACCTGCCCCGAGgag GTGGATCAGCTGATGAGGAAGTGCTGGATCTACAGACATGATGAACGTACCACCTTCCACAACCTGATCCAAGGATTTGAAACAATTATGAGTAAAATGTAA